The following coding sequences lie in one Streptomyces venezuelae genomic window:
- a CDS encoding SigE family RNA polymerase sigma factor yields the protein MTDEEFEAFYAHSVRPLVGQVYLMTGDLHEAQDVVQEAFVRAWARRARLERDAGPEAWVRTVAWRLAVSRWRRRGRAAEAWRRHHGERAGTAPAPEPGTVALVAALRRLSERQRRVAVLHYVCDLSVQQVAAETGIAAGTVKSHLSRARAALAPHLDDAAFDDAPTSGLDLGGAP from the coding sequence TTGACCGACGAGGAGTTCGAGGCGTTCTACGCGCACTCCGTGAGACCACTGGTCGGACAGGTCTATCTGATGACGGGGGACCTCCACGAGGCACAGGACGTGGTCCAGGAGGCCTTCGTCCGCGCGTGGGCGCGCCGCGCCCGTCTGGAGCGGGACGCCGGGCCCGAGGCGTGGGTCAGGACCGTCGCCTGGCGGCTCGCCGTCAGCCGGTGGCGGCGGCGCGGGCGGGCCGCGGAGGCCTGGCGGCGCCACCACGGGGAACGGGCGGGCACGGCGCCCGCCCCGGAGCCGGGGACCGTCGCGCTCGTCGCCGCGCTGCGGCGGCTGTCCGAGCGGCAGCGGCGTGTGGCCGTTCTGCACTACGTGTGCGACCTGTCCGTGCAGCAGGTCGCGGCGGAGACCGGGATCGCGGCGGGGACCGTGAAGTCCCACCTGTCCCGGGCGAGGGCCGCGCTCGCGCCGCACCTCGACGACGCCGCGTTCGACGACGCGCCCACCTCGGGCCTCGACCTCGGAGGAGCACCGTGA
- a CDS encoding HNH endonuclease family protein, with protein MTRRTPRRTASALLALLAVPALLTGCETGTKDRADGGAAGPGDVKAGSALAAVDTLTVKGRAPKTGYERSRFGTAWADTDSNRCPTRDDILKRDLKDVTYQGGDCRVASGKLAPDPYTGKEVTFRRGRSQVDIDHLVALSDAWQKGAFRWEPAKRIAFANDPLNLLAVDAGPNRGKGDGDTATWLPPNKSYRCTYVAGQVAVKKKYGVWVTGAERDAMKKVLSTCPDEKLPAGNAPTEAPSRFHAR; from the coding sequence ATGACCCGCCGCACGCCCCGACGCACCGCTTCGGCCCTGCTCGCCCTCCTCGCCGTGCCCGCGCTCCTCACCGGCTGCGAGACCGGCACCAAGGACAGGGCGGACGGCGGCGCCGCGGGACCCGGAGACGTCAAGGCCGGGTCCGCGCTCGCCGCCGTCGACACGCTCACCGTCAAGGGCCGCGCGCCCAAGACCGGTTACGAGCGGAGCCGCTTCGGCACCGCGTGGGCCGACACCGACTCCAACCGCTGCCCGACCCGGGACGACATCCTGAAGCGGGACCTCAAGGACGTGACGTACCAGGGCGGGGACTGCCGGGTGGCGTCCGGAAAGCTCGCGCCCGACCCGTACACCGGCAAGGAAGTGACGTTCCGGCGCGGCCGCAGCCAGGTCGACATCGACCACCTCGTGGCGCTCTCCGACGCCTGGCAGAAGGGCGCGTTCCGGTGGGAGCCCGCCAAGCGCATAGCGTTCGCCAACGACCCGCTGAACCTCCTCGCCGTCGACGCGGGCCCCAACCGCGGCAAGGGCGACGGCGACACGGCGACATGGCTCCCGCCGAACAAGTCCTACCGCTGCACGTACGTGGCCGGTCAGGTCGCGGTGAAGAAGAAGTACGGGGTATGGGTGACGGGCGCGGAACGCGACGCGATGAAGAAGGTGCTGAGCACGTGCCCGGACGAAAAGCTCCCGGCCGGTAACGCCCCGACGGAGGCCCCCTCCCGCTTCCACGCCCGCTGA
- a CDS encoding N-acetyltransferase, which translates to MNLKITTLAERPELTDPLWNMAEDWPEFILHDPVGWSLIGRIVKELPEYVLVATDEDAPGKVVARAFSVPFALRDRGAGELPDGGWDQVLLWAFSDLRHGKRADTVSAIEITVDETARGKGLSGIMLDAMRDNARAHGFAEVVAPVRPNAKHLEPAARIDEYAYRTREDGLPHDPWLRVHVRAGGTIEKIAHASMTVSGSTAQWREWTGLPFDTQGPVEVPGALVPVHCELDRGYGVYVEPNVWVRHTL; encoded by the coding sequence ATGAACCTCAAGATCACGACCCTCGCCGAGCGCCCCGAGCTCACGGACCCGCTCTGGAACATGGCGGAGGACTGGCCGGAGTTCATCCTCCACGACCCCGTCGGGTGGTCGCTGATCGGGCGGATCGTGAAGGAACTCCCGGAGTACGTCCTGGTCGCCACCGACGAGGACGCCCCCGGCAAGGTCGTCGCCCGTGCCTTCAGCGTGCCGTTCGCGCTCCGCGACCGCGGCGCCGGTGAACTGCCCGACGGCGGCTGGGACCAGGTCCTGCTGTGGGCCTTCTCCGACCTCCGTCACGGCAAGCGGGCCGACACCGTGAGCGCCATCGAGATAACCGTCGACGAGACGGCTCGGGGCAAGGGGCTCTCCGGGATCATGCTCGACGCCATGCGGGACAACGCCCGCGCCCACGGTTTCGCCGAGGTCGTCGCCCCCGTGCGGCCCAACGCCAAGCACCTCGAACCGGCGGCGCGGATCGACGAGTACGCGTACCGCACCCGCGAGGACGGCCTGCCGCACGACCCGTGGCTGCGCGTGCACGTGCGGGCGGGCGGCACGATCGAGAAGATCGCGCACGCGTCCATGACCGTGTCCGGGTCGACCGCGCAGTGGCGCGAGTGGACCGGACTGCCGTTCGACACGCAGGGGCCGGTCGAGGTGCCGGGGGCGCTGGTGCCCGTGCACTGTGAACTGGATCGGGGGTACGGGGTGTACGTCGAGCCGAACGTGTGGGTGCGGCACACGCTGTAA
- a CDS encoding MOSC domain-containing protein, which yields MTFEVVGLHRFPVKSMLGDVHDRLEFGAAGVIGDRRWALRYPDGKLASGKNHERFRRTPGMLEHRAVYDADGTPVVLAPDGAELRPGDPRIPERFGEGAELVREEGPNLHKDVSAVSIVGTASLRALGDLLGDSDPVDVRRLRKNIVVETDEPWIEEDWVGREVALGGGEGREPLVLRVRKRVKRCVMVTQAQPGLPADNRVLKTLTTARGMCIGIHTDMVTPAPLALGDTVVVR from the coding sequence GTGACGTTCGAAGTCGTGGGTCTGCACCGGTTCCCGGTGAAGTCGATGCTCGGCGATGTGCACGACCGACTGGAGTTCGGCGCGGCCGGCGTCATCGGCGACCGGCGGTGGGCCCTGCGGTATCCCGACGGCAAGCTGGCCAGCGGAAAGAACCACGAGCGGTTCCGGCGCACGCCCGGGATGCTCGAACACCGCGCGGTCTACGACGCCGACGGCACCCCCGTCGTCCTCGCACCGGACGGCGCCGAGCTGCGCCCCGGCGACCCGCGCATCCCGGAACGTTTCGGCGAGGGCGCCGAGTTGGTCCGCGAGGAGGGGCCCAACCTCCACAAGGACGTCTCCGCCGTCTCGATCGTCGGAACCGCCTCCCTGCGCGCGCTCGGCGATCTCCTCGGCGACTCCGACCCCGTCGACGTACGACGCCTGCGCAAGAACATCGTCGTGGAGACCGACGAACCGTGGATCGAGGAGGACTGGGTGGGCCGTGAGGTCGCGCTCGGCGGCGGCGAGGGCCGTGAACCCTTGGTCCTGCGCGTCAGGAAGCGCGTGAAACGGTGCGTCATGGTCACCCAGGCCCAGCCCGGCCTCCCCGCGGACAACCGCGTCCTGAAGACGCTCACCACCGCCCGCGGCATGTGCATCGGCATCCACACGGACATGGTGACGCCCGCGCCGCTGGCTCTCGGCGACACGGTGGTGGTCCGATGA
- the mfd gene encoding transcription-repair coupling factor, with protein sequence MSLHGLLDAVVKDSALAEAAKAATDGHRMHVDLVGPPAARPFAVAALARESGRTVLAVTATGREAEDLAAALRTILPPDGVAEYPSWETLPHERLSPRSDTVGRRLAVLRRLAHPSADDPETGPVSVVVAPVRSVLQPQVKGLGDLEPVALRSGQTTDLNETVEALAAAAYSRVELVEKRGEFAVRGGILDVFPPTEEHPLRVEFWGDDVEEIRYFKVADQRSLEVAEHGLWAPPCRELLLTDEVREKAAVLAEEHPELGELLGKIAEGIAVEGMESLAPVLVDDMELLVDVLPKGSMAVVCDPERVRTRAADLVATSQEFLQASWAATAGGGEAPIDVGAASLWGIADVRDHARELDMMWWSVSPFAADEELDDDTLKLGMHAPETYRGDTAKALADTKGWLADGWRVVYVTEGHGPAARTVEVLGGEGIAARLDGDLGELTPSLVHVSCGSIDYGFVDPALRLAVLTETDLSGQKAAGKDGQRMPARRRKTIDPLTLESGDYIVHEQHGVGRYIEMVQRTVQGATREYLVVEYAPAKRGQPGDRLYIPTDQLEQITKYVGGEAPTLHRLGGADWTKTKARAKKAVKEIAADLIKLYSARMAAPGHSFAPDTPWQRELEDAFPYAETPDQLTTIAEVKEDMEKTVPMDRLICGDVGYGKTEIAVRAAFKAVQDGKQVAVLVPTTLLVQQHFGTFSERYSQFPVSVKALSRFQTETESKATLEGLREGSVDIVIGTHRLFSSETKFKDLGLVIVDEEQRFGVEHKEQLKKLRANVDVLTMSATPIPRTLEMAVTGIREMSTITTPPEERHPVLTFVGPYEEKQIGAAVRRELLREGQVFYIHNRVESIDRAAARLREIVPEARIATAHGQMSEQALEQVVVDFWEKKFDVLVSTTIVESGIDISNANTLIVERGDNFGLSQLHQLRGRVGRGRERGYAYFLYPPEKPLTETAHERLATIAQHTEMGAGMYVAMKDLEIRGAGNLLGGEQSGHIAGVGFDLYVRMVGEAVADYRASLEGGVEEEPPLEVKIELPVDAHVPHDYAPGERLRLQAYRAIASANTEEDIKAVREELTDRYGKLPEPVENLLLVAGLRMLARACEVGEIVLQGNNIRFAPVDLRESQELRLKRLYPGTVIKPTANQILVPRPKTAKVGGKPLVGRELLGWVGEFLTSILGS encoded by the coding sequence ATGAGCCTGCACGGTCTGCTCGACGCTGTCGTCAAGGACTCGGCACTCGCCGAAGCGGCCAAGGCCGCGACCGACGGCCACCGCATGCACGTCGACCTGGTCGGCCCGCCCGCGGCCCGGCCCTTCGCCGTGGCGGCGCTCGCCCGCGAGTCCGGCCGCACCGTCCTGGCCGTGACGGCCACCGGCCGTGAGGCCGAGGACCTCGCCGCGGCGCTGCGGACGATCCTGCCGCCGGACGGCGTCGCGGAGTACCCGTCGTGGGAGACGCTGCCGCACGAGCGCCTCTCCCCGCGCTCCGACACCGTAGGCCGCCGCCTCGCGGTCCTGCGCCGTCTCGCGCACCCCAGCGCGGACGACCCGGAGACCGGCCCGGTCTCGGTGGTCGTCGCGCCGGTCCGCTCCGTCCTCCAGCCGCAGGTCAAGGGCCTCGGCGACCTGGAGCCCGTGGCGCTGCGCAGTGGCCAGACCACGGACCTGAACGAGACGGTGGAGGCCCTCGCGGCGGCCGCGTACTCGCGCGTGGAGCTGGTGGAGAAGCGCGGCGAGTTCGCCGTACGAGGCGGCATCCTCGATGTCTTCCCGCCCACCGAGGAGCACCCGCTGCGCGTGGAGTTCTGGGGCGACGACGTCGAGGAGATCCGCTACTTCAAGGTCGCCGACCAGCGTTCCCTGGAGGTCGCCGAGCACGGTCTGTGGGCGCCGCCCTGCCGTGAGCTGCTGCTCACGGACGAGGTGCGCGAGAAGGCGGCCGTCCTCGCCGAGGAGCACCCGGAGCTCGGCGAGCTGCTCGGGAAGATCGCCGAGGGCATCGCGGTGGAGGGCATGGAGTCCCTCGCGCCGGTCCTCGTGGACGACATGGAGCTGCTCGTCGACGTCCTGCCGAAGGGCTCGATGGCCGTGGTCTGCGACCCGGAGCGGGTGCGGACGCGCGCGGCGGACCTGGTGGCGACGTCGCAGGAGTTCCTGCAGGCGAGCTGGGCGGCGACGGCGGGCGGCGGCGAGGCGCCGATCGACGTGGGCGCGGCGTCCCTGTGGGGCATCGCGGACGTCCGGGACCACGCCCGCGAGCTCGACATGATGTGGTGGTCGGTGAGCCCGTTCGCCGCGGACGAGGAGCTCGACGATGACACGCTGAAGCTCGGCATGCACGCCCCGGAGACGTACCGGGGCGACACGGCGAAGGCCCTCGCGGATACGAAGGGCTGGCTCGCGGACGGCTGGCGCGTCGTCTACGTGACCGAGGGCCACGGCCCCGCGGCCCGTACCGTCGAGGTGCTCGGCGGCGAGGGCATCGCGGCCCGCCTCGACGGCGACCTGGGCGAGCTCACGCCGTCGCTGGTGCACGTGTCGTGCGGCTCGATCGACTACGGCTTCGTGGACCCGGCCCTCCGGCTCGCGGTCCTCACCGAGACCGACCTGTCCGGGCAGAAGGCGGCCGGCAAGGACGGCCAGCGCATGCCGGCCCGCCGCCGCAAGACGATCGACCCGCTGACGCTGGAGTCCGGCGACTACATCGTCCACGAGCAGCACGGCGTGGGCCGCTACATCGAGATGGTGCAGCGCACGGTCCAGGGCGCGACCCGCGAGTACCTCGTGGTGGAGTACGCGCCCGCCAAGCGCGGCCAGCCCGGCGACCGCCTCTACATCCCCACGGACCAGCTGGAGCAGATCACCAAGTACGTGGGCGGCGAGGCGCCGACCCTCCACCGCCTGGGCGGCGCCGACTGGACGAAGACGAAGGCGCGGGCGAAGAAGGCGGTCAAGGAGATCGCCGCGGACCTCATCAAGCTGTACTCCGCGCGCATGGCGGCGCCCGGCCACTCCTTCGCGCCCGACACGCCCTGGCAGCGCGAGCTGGAGGACGCGTTCCCGTACGCGGAGACGCCCGACCAGCTGACGACGATCGCCGAGGTCAAGGAGGACATGGAGAAGACGGTCCCGATGGACCGCCTGATCTGCGGCGACGTCGGCTATGGAAAGACGGAGATCGCGGTCCGCGCGGCGTTCAAGGCGGTCCAGGACGGCAAGCAGGTGGCGGTCCTGGTCCCCACGACCCTCCTCGTCCAGCAGCACTTCGGCACGTTCTCCGAGCGCTACTCGCAGTTCCCGGTCAGCGTGAAGGCGCTGAGCCGCTTCCAGACGGAGACGGAGTCGAAGGCGACCCTGGAGGGGCTGCGCGAGGGCTCGGTCGACATCGTCATCGGCACGCACCGCCTGTTCTCCTCCGAGACCAAGTTCAAGGACCTGGGCCTGGTCATCGTCGACGAGGAGCAGCGCTTCGGCGTCGAGCACAAGGAGCAGCTGAAGAAGCTCCGCGCGAACGTCGACGTCCTGACGATGTCGGCGACCCCGATCCCCCGTACGCTCGAAATGGCCGTCACCGGCATCCGCGAGATGTCGACGATCACGACGCCGCCCGAGGAGCGCCACCCGGTCCTGACGTTCGTCGGCCCGTACGAGGAGAAGCAGATCGGCGCGGCGGTCCGCCGCGAACTGCTCCGCGAGGGCCAGGTCTTCTACATCCACAACCGTGTGGAATCGATCGACCGCGCGGCGGCGAGGCTCCGCGAGATCGTCCCCGAGGCACGCATCGCGACGGCCCACGGCCAGATGTCGGAACAGGCACTGGAGCAGGTCGTCGTCGACTTCTGGGAGAAGAAGTTCGACGTGCTGGTCTCGACGACGATCGTCGAGTCGGGCATCGACATCTCCAACGCGAACACGCTGATCGTGGAGCGCGGGGACAACTTCGGCCTGTCCCAGCTCCACCAGCTGCGCGGCCGAGTGGGCCGAGGCCGCGAACGGGGCTACGCGTACTTCTTGTACCCCCCGGAGAAGCCGTTGACCGAAACGGCCCACGAACGCCTCGCCACGATCGCCCAGCACACGGAGATGGGCGCGGGCATGTACGTGGCGATGAAGGACCTGGAGATCCGCGGCGCGGGCAACCTGCTCGGCGGCGAGCAGTCGGGCCACATCGCCGGCGTCGGCTTCGACCTGTACGTCCGCATGGTCGGCGAGGCGGTCGCCGACTACCGCGCGTCCCTGGAGGGCGGTGTGGAGGAGGAGCCGCCCCTGGAGGTCAAGATCGAGCTCCCGGTCGACGCGCACGTCCCCCATGACTACGCCCCCGGCGAGCGCCTGCGCCTCCAGGCCTATCGTGCCATCGCCTCCGCGAACACGGAGGAGGACATCAAGGCGGTACGCGAAGAACTCACCGACCGCTACGGCAAGCTCCCGGAGCCGGTGGAGAACCTGCTCCTGGTCGCAGGCCTCCGCATGCTCGCCCGAGCCTGCGAGGTGGGCGAGATCGTCCTCCAGGGCAACAACATCCGCTTCGCCCCGGTGGACCTCCGCGAATCCCAGGAACTCCGCCTGAAGCGCCTCTACCCCGGAACGGTCATCAAGCCGACCGCGAACCAGATCCTGGTCCCGCGCCCCAAGACGGCAAAGGTGGGCGGCAAGCCGCTGGTCGGCCGGGAACTGCTCGGCTGGGTCGGGGAGTTCCTCACGTCGATCCTGGGGTCCTAG
- a CDS encoding DUF2079 domain-containing protein — MPGAKTDLPVQERADELIPGRDRSLSEPVVDGKRRLWDRAPYLLAAGLFLAYAVVSVCRYRRLESRSWDLGIFEQAVRAYAHLSVPVADLKGPGANILGDHFSPVTALLAPAYRLFPSPLTLLVAQALLIAVSVVPVTRAATRILGRGSGLAVGVAYGLSWGIQRAVDFDFHEICFAVPLIAFSLEALLRQRWRASLVWALPLVLVKEDLGVTLAALAVVVAIRCRRTDPKALRWALGVAAFGAVATLVTLTLVIPAFNSVGGYDYWDKVEDGGGAAGVFDGFGTKLRTLAWLLIPTSGLLALRSPLLLVAVPTLGWRFVSADDHYWGTDWHYSAVLMPVVLLALVDAVATARRSEKPWLRRYADLLPACVAAAALALTTSLPLGGLTEGATYEKSEQVVAIEKMLDRVPDGATVEANIGPITRLTSRTRVFWTGDADPVVPRYVALDVRSGWTKDPVAYANGLHPGARYVAEDTAYGYVLLRRE, encoded by the coding sequence ATGCCCGGAGCAAAAACCGATCTCCCCGTTCAGGAGCGTGCCGACGAGCTCATACCGGGGCGGGACCGGAGCCTCTCCGAGCCCGTCGTCGACGGGAAGAGACGGCTCTGGGACCGCGCCCCGTATCTGCTCGCCGCGGGACTGTTCCTCGCGTATGCCGTCGTGTCCGTGTGCCGGTACCGTCGGCTGGAGAGCCGCTCGTGGGATCTCGGGATCTTCGAGCAGGCCGTGCGCGCGTACGCGCACCTCAGCGTGCCGGTGGCCGACCTCAAGGGACCCGGCGCCAACATCCTCGGTGATCACTTCAGCCCCGTCACCGCCCTCCTCGCGCCCGCCTACCGGCTCTTCCCCTCGCCCCTCACGCTGCTCGTCGCGCAGGCGCTGCTCATCGCCGTCTCCGTCGTGCCCGTCACCCGGGCGGCGACCCGGATCCTGGGGCGCGGGTCGGGGCTCGCGGTCGGGGTCGCGTACGGGCTGTCGTGGGGGATCCAGCGCGCCGTCGACTTCGACTTCCACGAGATCTGCTTCGCGGTGCCGCTGATCGCCTTCTCCCTCGAAGCGCTGCTCCGGCAGCGGTGGCGGGCCTCGCTGGTCTGGGCGCTGCCGCTGGTCCTCGTCAAGGAGGACCTGGGGGTGACCCTCGCCGCGCTCGCCGTGGTCGTGGCGATCCGGTGCCGGCGTACGGACCCGAAGGCCCTGCGCTGGGCCCTCGGGGTCGCCGCGTTCGGCGCGGTCGCCACCCTCGTCACGCTCACGCTGGTCATTCCGGCCTTCAACTCGGTCGGCGGGTACGACTACTGGGACAAGGTGGAGGACGGGGGCGGCGCAGCCGGGGTCTTCGACGGATTCGGTACGAAGCTGCGTACCCTCGCCTGGCTGCTGATCCCCACCTCCGGGCTCCTCGCGCTGCGTTCGCCGCTGCTCCTGGTCGCGGTGCCGACGCTCGGCTGGCGGTTCGTCTCCGCCGACGACCATTACTGGGGCACGGACTGGCATTACAGCGCCGTCCTGATGCCGGTCGTCCTGCTCGCCCTCGTCGACGCCGTCGCCACCGCGCGCCGCAGCGAGAAGCCATGGCTGCGCCGGTACGCGGACCTGCTTCCCGCGTGCGTCGCCGCTGCCGCGCTCGCCCTCACCACGTCCCTGCCGCTGGGGGGCCTCACCGAAGGGGCGACGTACGAGAAGAGCGAGCAGGTCGTCGCCATCGAGAAGATGCTCGACCGTGTCCCGGACGGCGCCACCGTCGAGGCGAACATCGGGCCGATCACCCGGCTCACCTCCCGAACCCGCGTCTTCTGGACCGGCGACGCCGATCCCGTCGTGCCCCGGTACGTCGCGCTCGACGTGCGGTCCGGCTGGACGAAGGACCCGGTCGCGTACGCCAACGGCCTGCACCCGGGCGCCCGTTACGTGGCCGAGGACACCGCGTACGGGTACGTACTGCTGCGCCGGGAGTAA
- a CDS encoding nuclear transport factor 2 family protein — MTAETVATHTRSVVQDFLRARLAGNTERMVELFADDVDWLLAENPVVPWIRPRSTGAECAAQSAELAEHTVAEDAAATLDTFLVDGTDAVLFGHLKGTVRATGKSFEGPFALRLTVENGRITRHHLYENSLSVAAACTPA; from the coding sequence ATGACCGCCGAGACCGTCGCCACCCACACCCGCTCCGTCGTCCAGGACTTCCTGCGGGCCCGGCTCGCCGGGAACACCGAGCGGATGGTGGAGCTGTTCGCCGACGACGTGGACTGGCTGCTCGCCGAGAACCCCGTCGTCCCGTGGATCCGCCCCCGCTCCACCGGCGCCGAGTGCGCGGCCCAGTCCGCGGAACTGGCCGAGCACACGGTCGCCGAGGACGCCGCCGCCACGCTCGACACGTTCCTGGTGGACGGCACCGACGCCGTCCTCTTCGGCCACCTCAAGGGCACGGTGCGCGCCACCGGCAAGTCCTTCGAGGGCCCCTTCGCCCTCCGCCTCACGGTGGAGAACGGCCGGATCACCCGCCACCACCTCTACGAGAACAGCCTGTCGGTCGCGGCGGCGTGCACGCCGGCCTAG
- a CDS encoding N-6 DNA methylase, with product MTPRNDATEVTAAGIARLAGVGRAAVSNWRRRHDDFPKPVGGTETSPSFALSQVEHWLRAQGKLVEVPLRERLWQQLAGHPAGPMTGLLHTGCALLLLRDRPTDWLAVSAVSDERMAQLLPDALDETVAMRFGVRRRRAVRVPAAAELLPSVPLLRGAAELASELGARQTYEFLLGRQTDANPRQYTLTPSGPAELMARIAGSAAGGAGSGIPARTVLDPACGTGALLRAVPPRPDQYLYGQDSNPELAALTALRLALHSDATVRTMAADTLRADAYDDRKAEAVLCHPPFNERNWGHDELAYDPRWEYGFPARSESELAWVQHALARLVDGGTAVLLMPPAAASRRSGRRIRADLLRRGALRAVIALPAGTAPPYNLPLHIWVLRKPGPAARPAPELLLVETAGVVAADGRDKQLWPAVQDAVLDAWEHVERHGTLDERPGTARSVPVLELLDDEVDLAPARHLPPPAAAGDGTELLTVRHGLGEALRRAADLAPPPDDLTPADTEDIPRPPLTTVGELARAGALTLYTGTGEGPGGTPVLTDHDVLTGAAPSGNTYEGTAHTGTSDDAEPVRTAPGDVVVPVLGGGTAARVIDEATAGAALGRGLALLRPDPAALDPWFLAGFLRGTANHRQASSYASTSARLDVRRLQLPRLPLAGQHAYSERFRRLAEFEDAVRRAALLGDRLVRGMHDGLTEGTLPPGAA from the coding sequence ATGACGCCGCGGAACGACGCGACCGAGGTCACCGCCGCAGGGATCGCCCGCCTCGCGGGAGTCGGCCGCGCTGCCGTCAGCAACTGGCGCCGCAGGCACGACGACTTCCCCAAACCGGTCGGCGGCACCGAGACCAGCCCCTCCTTCGCGCTCTCCCAGGTCGAACACTGGCTGCGCGCCCAGGGAAAACTCGTCGAGGTCCCCCTCCGCGAACGCCTCTGGCAGCAGCTCGCGGGCCATCCCGCGGGTCCCATGACCGGCCTCCTGCACACCGGATGCGCCCTGCTCCTGCTCCGCGACCGGCCCACCGACTGGCTCGCGGTGAGCGCCGTCTCCGACGAGCGGATGGCGCAGCTCCTGCCGGACGCGCTCGACGAGACGGTCGCGATGCGGTTCGGCGTACGGCGACGGCGTGCCGTCCGGGTTCCGGCGGCCGCCGAACTCCTGCCGTCCGTCCCGCTGCTGCGCGGCGCCGCCGAGCTGGCGTCCGAGCTGGGCGCCAGGCAGACGTACGAGTTCCTGCTCGGCCGGCAGACCGACGCCAACCCCCGCCAGTACACGCTCACCCCGTCGGGGCCCGCCGAGCTGATGGCGCGGATCGCCGGGAGCGCCGCCGGGGGTGCCGGGAGCGGCATCCCCGCCCGCACCGTCCTCGACCCCGCCTGCGGCACCGGCGCCCTGCTGCGCGCCGTACCGCCGCGACCCGACCAGTACCTGTACGGCCAGGACAGCAACCCGGAGCTCGCCGCCCTCACCGCGCTGCGCCTGGCCCTGCACTCCGACGCGACCGTGCGCACCATGGCCGCCGACACCCTGCGCGCCGACGCGTACGACGACCGCAAGGCGGAGGCCGTGCTCTGCCACCCGCCGTTCAACGAACGCAACTGGGGCCACGACGAACTGGCCTACGACCCGCGCTGGGAGTACGGCTTCCCGGCCCGCTCCGAGTCCGAACTCGCCTGGGTGCAGCACGCGTTGGCCCGGCTCGTCGACGGCGGCACCGCCGTCCTCCTCATGCCGCCCGCCGCCGCGTCCCGCCGCTCCGGCCGCCGCATCCGCGCCGACCTGCTGCGCCGCGGTGCCTTGCGTGCCGTCATCGCGCTGCCCGCCGGCACGGCGCCCCCGTACAACCTGCCCCTGCACATCTGGGTGCTGCGCAAGCCGGGCCCGGCGGCGCGGCCCGCGCCCGAGCTGCTGCTCGTGGAGACGGCCGGTGTCGTGGCCGCCGACGGGCGCGACAAGCAGCTGTGGCCCGCCGTGCAGGACGCCGTGCTCGACGCCTGGGAGCACGTCGAACGGCACGGCACGCTCGACGAGCGGCCCGGCACCGCCCGCAGCGTCCCGGTGCTCGAACTCCTCGACGACGAGGTCGACCTCGCCCCCGCGCGCCATCTGCCGCCGCCCGCCGCGGCCGGGGACGGCACGGAGCTCCTGACCGTCCGGCACGGTCTGGGCGAGGCCCTGCGCCGGGCCGCCGACCTCGCGCCCCCGCCGGACGACCTCACCCCGGCCGACACCGAAGACATCCCCAGGCCGCCGCTCACCACCGTCGGCGAGCTGGCCCGCGCCGGCGCCCTCACCCTGTACACCGGCACCGGCGAAGGACCCGGCGGCACGCCCGTCCTCACCGACCACGACGTACTGACGGGCGCCGCGCCCTCGGGCAACACCTATGAAGGCACCGCCCACACCGGCACTTCGGACGACGCCGAACCCGTGCGCACCGCCCCGGGCGATGTCGTCGTCCCCGTCCTCGGCGGCGGCACGGCCGCCCGCGTGATCGACGAGGCCACCGCGGGCGCCGCCCTCGGCCGCGGCCTGGCCCTGCTGCGACCGGACCCCGCCGCGCTCGACCCGTGGTTCCTCGCCGGGTTCCTGCGCGGCACCGCCAATCACCGCCAGGCCAGCAGTTACGCGTCGACGTCCGCCCGCCTCGACGTCCGCCGCCTCCAGCTGCCCCGGCTTCCGCTCGCCGGTCAGCACGCGTACAGCGAGCGCTTCCGCCGCCTCGCGGAGTTCGAGGACGCGGTGCGCCGCGCGGCCCTGCTCGGCGACCGGCTGGTGCGCGGCATGCACGACGGACTGACGGAGGGAACCCTTCCGCCCGGGGCCGCGTGA